A single region of the Salicibibacter cibi genome encodes:
- a CDS encoding tRNA (adenine(22)-N(1))-methyltransferase yields the protein MKQIQQLSLRLQTIACEVPKGSRLADIGTDHAQLPVVLMNAGHLRSAVASDAKAGPFQTALRRVEAAGFSDSISVRHGEGLETLKASDRIDVIAIAGMGGSLITEILSKGANKLETVQRLILQPNVAADTVRKWLYDRGWTLVTEQIVLEEQFKKEQFYEVLIAVKEEGEGYRHTYANKNWDDAILFGPKLLEKKPEAFRLKWKRELNHLERVLRQMDASIGQTEISQERARMNNRIKRIKEVIK from the coding sequence GTGAAGCAAATACAGCAGCTGTCTTTACGCTTGCAAACGATTGCCTGCGAAGTGCCAAAGGGATCACGCTTGGCGGATATAGGAACCGATCATGCACAACTCCCTGTGGTTCTAATGAACGCTGGGCATCTTCGGTCAGCTGTGGCCAGTGATGCCAAGGCAGGGCCGTTTCAAACGGCACTGCGCCGTGTGGAGGCAGCCGGTTTCAGCGATTCTATTTCCGTACGACATGGGGAAGGGCTGGAAACATTGAAGGCATCCGACCGGATCGATGTCATCGCCATCGCCGGGATGGGCGGAAGTTTAATCACGGAAATATTGTCCAAGGGTGCAAATAAACTGGAAACCGTACAAAGGCTCATTCTTCAGCCGAATGTCGCTGCTGACACGGTGAGAAAGTGGTTGTATGACCGCGGCTGGACGTTGGTAACGGAACAAATCGTGCTTGAAGAACAGTTTAAAAAAGAACAGTTTTATGAAGTGTTAATAGCCGTAAAAGAAGAAGGCGAGGGTTATCGGCACACGTACGCGAATAAAAATTGGGATGATGCAATTCTATTCGGTCCGAAATTGCTTGAAAAAAAACCCGAGGCTTTCCGATTAAAATGGAAGCGGGAACTTAACCATCTGGAACGGGTGTTGCGACAAATGGATGCTTCGATTGGGCAAACGGAAATTAGTCAAGAACGAGCGCGCATGAACAATCGAATAAAAAGAATCAAGGAGGTTATAAAATGA
- the dnaG gene encoding DNA primase: protein MQRAIPEETVENVRRHTDIVDVIGESVQLQKKGNHRYTGLCPFHEENTPSFSVSQDRQLYYCFGCGAAGNVFTFLRDLEQVTFQEAVRTLAEKANISVEIPEAAFSAPQKHHSLKEGCQLAARFYHHLLMHTEQGREAYNYAQGARNVSDEALRHFQIGFAPSEREVLSLLLKKRAFDLSEMEQADLVQRTEDGRGPYDRFNYRLIFPIWDMGGQPIAFGGRALDKASSAKYLNSRETPIFKKNEVLYAYHLARPAVRKRKFVVLFEGYMDVVSAWMAGVDNGVATLGTALTGKQAQLIRRLSEQVTICYDGDSPGEKAAIQNAETLEANGCHVKIAPMPANQDPDDYIRDQGAHAFRQNMIEGALSVLSFKMNAYKKEKNVQRAGDRKDYIEWVLEALAQVSSPVEREFYLKQLSEEFSISLEALKQEQYRMYQRVRGKRKASFNRREKDNGESFSQKNLLPAFHNAERALLQMMMEDEAWAKEVEQEIGGNFNVDEYAAIAAHLFGYYGEGYAAGSAGFLDYLEDGELSSIVAEIAMQPGGEMNPEAFADYIHQVKNYANWVEIEQKEHAQKEALQKNDAETATALGQEIIALYKKLGRKAVRPRYLRAHLQ, encoded by the coding sequence GTGCAAAGAGCAATCCCTGAAGAAACAGTGGAGAACGTTCGCAGGCACACGGATATCGTTGATGTGATCGGCGAGTCGGTTCAGTTGCAAAAGAAAGGCAACCACCGATACACGGGCTTATGTCCGTTTCATGAAGAAAACACGCCTTCATTTTCCGTCTCACAGGATCGGCAGCTCTATTATTGTTTTGGATGCGGTGCCGCCGGAAATGTATTCACATTTTTGAGGGATCTGGAGCAGGTCACATTTCAGGAGGCAGTTCGCACATTAGCGGAGAAAGCAAATATTTCCGTTGAAATTCCGGAAGCAGCGTTTTCTGCGCCGCAAAAACATCATTCTTTAAAAGAAGGGTGCCAATTAGCCGCACGCTTTTATCATCACTTACTCATGCATACGGAGCAAGGGCGCGAGGCTTATAATTATGCCCAAGGTGCCCGAAATGTAAGCGACGAAGCGTTGCGTCACTTCCAGATAGGTTTTGCGCCATCGGAACGTGAAGTGTTATCCCTCCTTTTGAAAAAACGTGCGTTTGACCTTTCTGAGATGGAACAGGCAGATCTGGTGCAAAGGACGGAGGATGGCCGCGGCCCGTATGACCGGTTTAACTACCGACTTATTTTTCCGATATGGGATATGGGTGGCCAACCGATTGCCTTTGGGGGACGCGCGCTTGATAAAGCATCTTCGGCCAAATATTTAAATAGCCGAGAAACGCCTATTTTTAAAAAAAATGAAGTGCTTTATGCGTACCACCTTGCACGCCCGGCAGTACGAAAACGTAAATTTGTGGTACTGTTTGAAGGCTATATGGATGTTGTATCGGCGTGGATGGCCGGTGTGGATAACGGAGTGGCGACACTTGGAACGGCGCTTACGGGAAAGCAGGCACAGTTGATCCGCCGTTTATCCGAGCAAGTGACCATTTGTTACGATGGCGACTCCCCCGGAGAAAAAGCGGCGATACAGAATGCGGAAACGCTGGAGGCAAACGGTTGTCACGTTAAAATTGCGCCTATGCCTGCCAATCAGGATCCGGACGATTATATTCGTGACCAAGGTGCCCATGCTTTTAGGCAAAACATGATCGAGGGTGCCCTTTCCGTTCTGTCCTTTAAAATGAATGCCTATAAAAAAGAGAAAAATGTACAGCGGGCAGGAGATCGCAAGGATTATATCGAATGGGTACTCGAGGCGCTTGCGCAAGTAAGCAGTCCGGTGGAGCGTGAATTTTACCTTAAGCAATTATCGGAAGAGTTTTCAATATCCCTGGAAGCATTAAAACAGGAACAGTATCGTATGTATCAAAGGGTACGCGGCAAAAGGAAGGCATCTTTTAATCGCCGGGAAAAAGACAATGGGGAAAGCTTCTCACAAAAGAACCTCCTCCCCGCATTTCATAATGCCGAGCGCGCCCTCTTGCAGATGATGATGGAAGATGAAGCTTGGGCCAAAGAGGTAGAGCAGGAAATTGGCGGGAATTTTAATGTAGATGAATACGCGGCCATTGCAGCGCATCTATTCGGTTATTATGGCGAAGGATACGCGGCGGGTAGTGCCGGTTTCCTGGACTATCTGGAAGATGGCGAACTTTCGTCCATTGTTGCCGAAATCGCGATGCAACCGGGAGGGGAAATGAACCCGGAAGCATTTGCGGATTATATTCATCAGGTTAAGAACTACGCAAATTGGGTAGAAATAGAACAAAAAGAACATGCTCAAAAAGAAGCATTGCAAAAAAATGATGCAGAGACGGCAACAGCGCTCGGTCAGGAAATTATTGCGCTGTATAAAAAACTCGGGCGTAAAGCGGTGCGCCCCCGGTATTTGCGTGCGCATTTGCAATAG
- a CDS encoding Nif3-like dinuclear metal center hexameric protein: MSAIPSARNVVALLEHWSPKSMAMDGDPVGLMLGALEKKVKNVLVTLDVTEAVVAEAVEQDTDLIISHHPLLFMPLTEVDTSTPKGRVIQQCLQHDITVYAAHTNLDIAPGGVNDWLVDEMGIKDTKIVVPTKKDHLYKLVAFVPEEDTDQVRRALGDAGAGHIGDYSHCTFNSEGTGTFIPGDETDPHIGNRGELTYVAEKKIETVIPDSILAHVLDVLGRVHPYEEPAYDLYPLGLEGEFFGLGRIGTLASSTTLDAFASSLKEIFNVKGLRVVGDLGRNVQTIAVIGGDGSKYWQQALAAGADVLVTGDVKFHTAQDAEAAGLALVDPGHHIEGIMKQALADRLGKDAQASGYQMKITASAVDTEPFTFL, translated from the coding sequence ATGAGTGCGATACCGAGTGCTCGCAATGTCGTTGCTTTGCTTGAACATTGGTCCCCAAAAAGCATGGCTATGGATGGAGACCCTGTCGGCTTGATGCTCGGCGCCTTAGAAAAAAAAGTGAAAAATGTGCTTGTCACGTTGGATGTTACAGAAGCGGTGGTGGCCGAAGCTGTTGAACAGGATACAGACCTCATTATTAGCCACCATCCCCTTTTGTTTATGCCTTTGACGGAAGTGGATACGTCTACCCCGAAAGGACGTGTCATCCAACAATGTTTGCAACACGATATTACCGTATACGCTGCGCACACCAATTTGGATATCGCACCGGGCGGGGTGAATGATTGGTTGGTGGATGAGATGGGAATCAAAGACACCAAGATTGTTGTCCCGACGAAAAAAGATCATCTGTACAAACTAGTCGCATTTGTTCCGGAAGAAGACACAGATCAAGTACGGAGGGCATTGGGCGATGCAGGAGCCGGCCACATCGGCGATTACTCCCATTGCACGTTTAACAGTGAAGGCACGGGCACGTTTATCCCCGGAGATGAAACCGATCCTCACATCGGAAACCGGGGGGAATTGACCTACGTTGCGGAGAAAAAAATAGAGACGGTCATTCCCGATTCCATACTGGCGCATGTGCTTGATGTGCTTGGCCGTGTCCACCCTTATGAAGAACCTGCGTATGATCTTTATCCGTTGGGTCTTGAGGGCGAATTTTTCGGTCTTGGCCGAATCGGAACGCTTGCTTCTTCCACGACGCTTGACGCTTTTGCTTCCTCGCTCAAAGAAATTTTTAACGTGAAGGGATTGCGAGTTGTCGGTGATTTAGGGCGCAACGTACAAACCATTGCCGTTATTGGCGGGGATGGAAGCAAATATTGGCAGCAGGCGTTGGCAGCCGGAGCTGATGTATTGGTGACCGGAGACGTTAAGTTTCATACCGCCCAAGATGCAGAAGCTGCAGGGCTCGCGCTCGTCGACCCCGGACACCATATCGAAGGCATCATGAAGCAAGCCCTTGCCGACCGATTGGGAAAAGATGCGCAAGCGAGCGGCTATCAGATGAAAATCACTGCTTCGGCCGTTGATACAGAGCCGTTTACATTTTTATAA
- the rpoD gene encoding RNA polymerase sigma factor RpoD — protein MAEKPLRPLAEGEMSIDQVKEQLVELGKKRGVLSYAEITEKLAPYDQDSEQMDEFFEYLGEQGVDLLNEGEEVPSMEQVEKENDHDLNDLSVPPGIKINDPVRMYLKEIGRVPLLSADEEIDLAKRIEDDDEESKRRLAEANLRLVVSIAKRYVGRGMLFLDLIQEGNMGLIKAVEKFDYNKGFKFSTYATWWIRQAITRAIADQARTIRIPVHMVETINKLIRVQRQLLQDLGREPTPEEVSEEMDLTPDKVREILKIAQEPVSLETPIGEEDDSHLGDFIEDQDALAPSDAAAYELLKEQLEDVLDTLTDREENVLRLRFGLDDGRTRTLEEVGKVFGVTRERIRQIEAKALRKLRHPSRSKRLKDFME, from the coding sequence ATGGCAGAGAAACCACTACGTCCGTTAGCGGAGGGTGAAATGTCCATCGATCAAGTCAAAGAGCAACTTGTAGAACTTGGCAAAAAAAGAGGGGTGCTTTCCTATGCGGAAATAACGGAAAAGCTTGCTCCATATGATCAAGATTCGGAGCAAATGGATGAATTTTTCGAGTACCTGGGAGAGCAAGGGGTCGATTTGCTGAATGAAGGCGAGGAAGTCCCCAGTATGGAACAGGTCGAAAAGGAAAATGACCATGATCTGAATGACCTTAGTGTTCCGCCCGGGATCAAGATTAATGACCCCGTCCGAATGTATTTAAAAGAGATCGGACGTGTCCCGTTGCTTTCTGCCGATGAAGAAATCGATCTCGCCAAGCGAATAGAGGATGACGATGAGGAGTCGAAGCGGCGTCTTGCCGAGGCAAACCTGCGTCTTGTCGTCAGCATTGCCAAGCGGTATGTCGGTCGCGGCATGCTGTTTCTCGACTTGATTCAAGAAGGAAACATGGGTTTAATTAAAGCCGTGGAAAAATTTGATTATAACAAGGGATTCAAATTCAGCACGTACGCAACGTGGTGGATTCGCCAAGCGATCACACGCGCGATTGCCGATCAGGCGCGAACGATTCGCATTCCGGTGCATATGGTTGAGACCATCAATAAATTGATCCGTGTCCAACGCCAATTGCTTCAAGATCTCGGTCGGGAACCTACCCCTGAAGAAGTTTCCGAAGAGATGGACTTGACGCCTGACAAAGTGCGTGAAATCTTGAAAATTGCCCAAGAACCCGTGTCCCTGGAAACACCCATCGGAGAAGAAGATGATTCCCATCTCGGTGATTTTATTGAAGACCAGGATGCATTGGCGCCATCAGATGCCGCTGCATATGAGCTCTTAAAAGAACAATTGGAAGACGTGCTCGATACGTTAACCGATCGGGAAGAAAATGTTTTACGCTTGCGATTTGGGCTGGATGACGGGCGCACGCGCACACTTGAAGAAGTAGGCAAAGTGTTCGGGGTTACCCGCGAACGGATTCGTCAAATCGAAGCAAAAGCGTTGCGTAAATTAAGGCATCCAAGCCGCAGCAAACGTCTGAAAGACTTTATGGAGTAA
- a CDS encoding c-type cytochrome, giving the protein MKGQPLIPFLLIAVAGISLMLILSFVGLGGPAEEEEGEENGEEESVDAGAEIYEENCLSCHGENMEGDSGPEIEGTGADEVMTAIEEGPGSMPEDLVSGEDAEAVAEYVEEGGE; this is encoded by the coding sequence GTGAAAGGACAACCACTAATACCATTTTTACTTATTGCCGTTGCCGGTATTTCTCTCATGTTAATTCTATCATTTGTGGGTTTAGGCGGACCTGCAGAGGAGGAAGAAGGAGAAGAGAATGGTGAAGAAGAATCAGTTGATGCCGGTGCTGAAATTTATGAAGAAAACTGTTTGAGTTGCCACGGCGAAAACATGGAAGGGGATTCCGGGCCGGAAATTGAAGGTACGGGCGCTGACGAGGTCATGACCGCGATCGAGGAAGGTCCCGGCTCCATGCCCGAAGATTTAGTCAGCGGTGAAGATGCCGAGGCCGTTGCCGAGTATGTAGAAGAAGGTGGGGAATAA